The following nucleotide sequence is from Triticum dicoccoides isolate Atlit2015 ecotype Zavitan chromosome 7B, WEW_v2.0, whole genome shotgun sequence.
CAAGGTTCTTAAGCAAAAAAACCTGTAGTTGAGAGCAAGAAAATAGTGGCCAGTGTACACCATGCTATAAGCCTATAATATGACCAACCTCGCAACAATAATTCGAGGCTTCATTGAGAATTCCACTTGATTTCATTAGCGATGCCGCGACAGCGGAGGCCCTGTGAATGTTCGCATGTTAGTGGGGTCCATAAGTAATACTCTTATCTTGATCCCTCAAACAAAATATTGCATGTAATGTAGGTTTAGCGGTTCTCGAGCCATCAATGATTGATGAACCGGCAGATCCGTTTGCAACTCCTGGAAATATTATCCGAGTGGTACTTCTTTCCCGTGTTTCAAATACTTCGTACGGTACCCAATAAGTTATTGGGCGTTCTTTTAATGGTTTATGTGCCAACAGGCTTATTGACAGTACCTTTTTTAGAGAATGTCAATAAATTTCAAAATCCATTTCGCCGCCCAGTAGCTACGACCGTATGTTAGTGGGGTCCATAAATAATACTCTTATCTTGATTCCTCAAACAAAATACTCTTAGGGGATTGCTACGCGTCGGCCGACAGCTGTCGGATTTGATAAATCGAGCGGATGCACGTCTTTCTCTACTTCGCAACAGAGACCTTGTTGCAGAATCACTTGTAAGACAGATTGTCCtatggattttttttcaaaagaaTTTACTTTTTGTCTTCATTTTTTGCAACAAAGTTATTGTTGCAGAAAAACTTTGCAACTGATGTGAAGTGCAcaacagctatgaggatgcttgcatacggagctcccggtgatataCTAGAAGACTATggacgcatggccgagtccaccaccattgagtgtttgtacaagttctgcagggcagtggtggcagtgtttggaccacaatacttgcgatcacccaatgctgaagacactgctcggatcctagcacataatgcagcaagaggatttcctggaatGCTTCGAAGCATTGACTGCATGCATTGGGCATGGAAAAActatccatttgcttggcagggaatgtacaaaggcgccaaaggagcttgaagtgtggtacttgaggcagtggccacacatgacctctggatttggcactccttctttggtatgccaggaacttacAATGACATCAACGTACTGCAGTGCTTgaatgtctttgccaagcttgttgaaggtcatgctcctccggtgaacttcgaggtcaatgggcgccactacaacaagggatactacctagcagatgatatctatccgagatggtccacatttgtgaagactatctcaaaccctgtgccaggaggcaagaactctTACTTTGCCAAGTGTCAGGAGACttgtaggaaggatgtcgagcgggtatttggtgtgctccaatcccgatttgctgttgtccggtaccccgctctgacctggtcgaaagatcaaatgtgggaagtCATGACTCGCTGCGTCATCTTGCACACCATAATCATTGAGAACGAGCACGAAGAGCCAatatttgacactgaaccatattacaggcagggtcctcttgcccaagttgatcccaGCTACAACATGGGCTGCCTTCCTCaaaatgcgtcaggagatccgagacccacaggtgcatcaagaactgcagCACGATCTGGTGGACCACCCATGGAGGCTCAAGGGTAATgcctagctcgacgtgtgatgaaatatgagcttTATTTGTGTTTGAATTAtgagttttatttgttgaactatttgatttgtattgatttctgtgatgaactatgtgataaaaaatagTTTTGTTGAATTTGTGTCGAAACACGCCAAATGTGGGCCGTATTTGGGCCAATTTGCGTTGAAATTGGGCCGAAATCGGCGgtggcgggggaggggggggggcgaacTTGGGGCGTCGGCTGGGAACCCGAGCGCCCCCCCATGCCGATTTTACCGCCGGTTGGCCCCTAGGTGACCTATTTCAAGCCCCTGGGGGCCGAACGCCTGGAGATATATGAACCCATGTATACACGTCGAAGCCCAACTAGCAAGAAAAACAACTCCATACTATAGGTTCGTTTGCAAGCATATTTTTCGTATAGATCAAGATCATTTTTCGTAAAAATAGCCtatacatcaagaacatttttcgaatgcatcaagaacattttccatgtttattatttttaaagtaTATTAGCAAACATGCTCGGGAGACATATAAAGACTTTCCAAAAATTAATCAAATCCTAGACATACAAGACTTCATGAACACCTACTATGAACATTTGTTATGTTGAGacgacattttttgaaatgcatgaacaaTTTTCGAATTCATGGACATTTTTGActcaacaaacattttttgaatggaTAAGCTTTTAAAAAAAATTGGGGAACAACTTTTGAAATTCACGATATGTTTTTGAATTTTTGTGAACATCTTCTAAAATCTCATGGATaatttttcagattcacgaatatgttttgaatacacggtATTTTTTTCCAAAATCATGAACATTATTGTATTCCCCGACCATTTTTTCCAAATCATTCAAGATGGTATTTTTCAAATTTCATGACCATTGTTTTCAAATTCCCGGATATGATTGGAATATACAACCATtcttaaaaaatatgaacattttaatTTCTCAAGATTTTTTCGAAATAATGTTTTTTTATAATATGTGGAcagttttttaaaataattaaCATTTTACGGTTTCCCAAACATTTTTTAATTCACAAAGGTATTATGATTTGTCGATTATGTTTCAAAGCTACTAATTTTGAAAATTTGGAATTTTTCTAAATCCTGAAATAATTtaaagaaggaaaaagaaaaaagaaatgataATAGAAAAAGCAAAAGACGAAATGGAAAAAACAGGGCGTCATGTGGCGcgcatgggccggcccatgacTTCGTGCAGTGAGGAGAGAAAAGGCGAGAAAAAAGGGTGGGTAGAGATAGGTATCAAACCCGAGTCTCGAGCGTGCAAGATTGATTGCTTAACCATTGGGACGCTTCCATGCTTGTGAAATTAGGAGGCATCACTGTAGAAGAACCAAACTCCACGGCGATTCTGAAATAAAATCGAATCGTTTTCTTCACTTACGGGTGACATCAACATAGTGGGCAATTTATAGGCAACTCCGGTGGCAATTTTCGTGACATACTGCCAGAAGCAATatctctttattattaggtagagatgaTTAATATTTTGAAATACAATGATTAACAGTTCTCTTCAAATATATGTTTTGAGTCTACTTGTGCCATACACATGGTACATTTTTTTGTATACATTTGATACATTTATTTTATACTATATGTTCAACATTTTGTTAAACACATGTTTTCGAACATTCTTTTTCGAATATGTGTTAAACATTGTTTTAAATGCGTGTTGAAACATTGTTTTCAGATTCTGTCAACATTTTCTATAAGTTGCACCAACATTTTTCTAACATTGCACACacatttttattcaaaattaagcGATTTTTAAAAATATATCTATTTTAGTTTTTTAATGTAACAAAAGTAAAAAacgaaaaaacaaaaggaaaaaaaagcaAAATCGAGTGAACGGACGATATAGTTGCTCAAAAAGAAAAAAACCCGAATCGAACCAACAACGCTACTGGGCCGGCCCTTTACCACGCCGCTTCAAGCGAGACATAGTTGCTCAAAAAAAGTTGCTCCCTCTCgtggttcctcaaaaaaaaaagtcATCCCCATGACTGTCGTGCATGTGGAGCAGGCACCGTCAACGATTCCTGAGCCATCACCGACGGTGCTAGTTCCTCATCGTCGCTCCCGGTTCTCTGGTGGAATGGCCGATCAAATTCCGGCCGTGGCGAGGACGGCTAAGAAGAGCGAAGAAAGACGAGAATGTAATGCACCTTATTTGCTGGGACCCGACTAGGTAGATCCAATGCAGTTTAATCCGAGTTAATAAAAAAAAATCAGAGTAAATAGTATAAACCTATCATAGTTGGGACTAGGGCCCAACAAAACTACCGTATTTTGGAAATTTCCTAATACCTACCACTTCAGTTTTTGATTTCAGATTACCATGTCAGACAATGTTGGTTAATTCTAAGCATGATTATGACAACTCGGGTCCACTAGTCAGGTTTACTATTGACAGGTTATGACAGGTAGGTCCCAGAATTTTAAAGGGCAATCGGGTCCCTACATTTTTTAAAAGCAATTGGTCCTTGTATTCTTTTTgaaaaagcaatcaggtccctgCATTTCTTTAAAAGGTAATCGGGTCCCTAAACAGTAAAATAAAATGCAATCAGGTCcctaaaaaaggaaataaaaaacaaTCGGGTCCCCACCGACAAGCTTGTCGCCGGAGTCGATGTGGTCGTCGACCGACCTTTAGCGTTGCGCTAGAGTAGTAGCGGCGCCATCCCTGCTGCCCTGCCGCACACGCTGGAGCTCGAGAGGCGCCCTCCTTCTGTCGGTTGCTGCACGTAGCGGAGCTGGAAGCCTTGTGCGTGCACGCAGAGGAGCTCCAAGGCGGCTCTTGCTCGAAGGTGCAGCTCGAAGGCATGCGCCTTGGCCTTGTTGGTTGCGCTGGCATGTGCATGGTGCTCTCCGTGGTGGGCATGGAGGGTGGCGGCTAGAGGAAGGTGAAAGGGCACGTGCTCGCCCTGGAGCACGACCGGACACGGTGGAGCGGTCGGAAGGAGCTCGTCGCCGGTCCTCCTGCTGGCAGGAGTGGTTGCGGCCGGACATGCGAGAATTTTGAGGATTTTATTTTCATGGGGATTTAGTGGGAATGACATGTCGGCCCCATTGGTTAACAACACATTTTAACAGAGTTAATTTTTTTGCCACGTCAGTGCTTGGTTTTTCGGACCCTAACCCCAATTATGTTatggtagttttatgctatttactccaaACTATGTACAATCTCGTAAATTGACATTTTGGAGTAAATAGATAATGCTACATGTCTAAATAAGAATATATGTTTGAGAACATAAGAGTTTGTACTCGCATAGTTATGGCAGAAACTCCCAAGAACCCTTGTTTTGAAAAACAGCTGGCTGCGCAATATTCACATATAAAGCATAGTTATTTTTTAAGGTTAGATAATTTTATTCATCGGAAACATTACACGGATGAAGTGTGAACGTATACACACAGTGGTGGATGGATACTGGTTATATTAACCTTTGTCGAAGAGCGGGAGCCCGATTTGCTCGCGGAAGTGCCATTCTCTGTACTCATGCTCGATTTTGAGTTGGTGGCGTTTTTGCTGCTCTCTCAACTGATGGTTTTATCTTTGATCTGCTTTGTAAAagtattttctcatcctcttgtatTAGTTTGGTCACTTGACTCTGCTTCTAAAGCGATGCGAAAGCCTGTTTTGAGAAGTGCTCTACTTTGTCTTGTATCTACACAAATCTTGTGAAGAAAGTTGGTTTTAACCCTAGCAGCACATTGAATTATGGAATTTATTTTTTGAAGATTCTTGACGATGAATATCAATGGGAAGTCAGCCAAACAGTGTACTTTATGTAGCTGGGAGTtgattttcattttctttgaatgGATATTTTTAATGAACTTAGCAAGAAATTCTATCGAATTTATGTTAACCCACGAGGGAAATTCCATTGGACTTTTTTTGCACACGCCATACAACATGGCCCATAATAATAACGTTTATTGGTTTGCATTTTCAATTCTCTTTCGGTCTTGCACGATCAATCTTGTGTCACTTATGTCAGGTTAGGAATTGCATATGAATAGGACATGAGAATATGACAAGCTACTGAAATGCATATTTTGAATGTCGCCTGACATTGCTTGATATGTGAGAGTTCCAAACCAAAGGTCTTCACCAAAAAACTCGTAGTTGCCTGAAAAAAACAAGCAGGAAACCCGGAGTAAAAGAGTAGCCAAGTGATATCATATAACCACTCCCACAACAATAATCAAGTTAGTGGCCATTTGCACCGGTGGTTGTTCGGGAAATTCATGTACGTGGTCTCCAGCCCAAGGCTCAAGATCAATCAGATAAGAGTGGCTGGATGTTTGAACCAACCTCAACACTGAAGCACCCTAAGCGGGGGCATGAGCGCACGGACTTATCAATGATGATGGATCTGCCATGACAACATCTAAATTAACCAAGCCATCATATTTTTTTTCTGGTAGCTACATAcacgttagagcatctccagccgcgccgccAACAGGTTTCCCCGGCGATTTTTTAGCGCCGACGctcaaaaatcggcccagtcgcgcccctaggagcctgtttttcgccggtttgggtcgaaactggcgccggcggacccatgaCGAACCCGGCGTGCTGGGGGGCGCCCAATCGTTTTTGGCACGAAAAAAcggcgggcccgccgagtcagcgacccacgcgcctcgtcgtcctcatcgcctcggtttcccgcggggaatcaatgccaaggctgccgctggccagccttccattgattcctcacaggcggcgggggcggcgcgggcgcggcaACGCACCACCTCCCGCCATGCGTACACACGGCGCCCACATCCCCCGGCCGCTATATAAGCAGCGCCTCCCCTCACCTGTGGCCGCACCCCACCCACAGCCCCTGAGCTTCCTCCCCGTGCGCCGCCGCCGTCGacgttcctcccctctctccccgtgcctagCCGCGACGATGGGCGAGATGTTCCCCGGTGATGGGGCGGCGGCCAATGGCTTCGGTCGCCGCTCGTTGCACGAGTGGGAAGCCTACTTGCTGTTCGAGGCCAACGTCCCGGCGCCTCCCGACATGCGCACGCCGGGATGGTGGAAGCTAAGCGCCGGTGGCGTCCCCATTCTCCAGCTGCAAGATGTCACTGCGCGCGCCGACTACTTCGTTGACGAGGTCGGTCGCGTGCGGGCGTCGCTAACGGAGGAGCAGCGGACCCTCCCACAGTACGCCGCCGGCAACCACGAGGCATGGGCGGCGTACTTTCAGCGCCGGCAGGAGCAGCGGCTGGCCTCCACCAACGGGGCATCGGTGGTGCGGGGGGCCAAGAACTGTGTTGGGCGCCCCCAGCCGCACTCTCCACGCCGTCCTCcaacacctcgagggcggcaacgacccgccgttgacGTACCCTGCCGCCCCGGTCCCCTGCCGGAGCGGCGACCAATGGATGCCCAGGAGGGCCggctcctcttcttccttctcccgcTCCTCCCCCCACTCCTTCGGGTCATCGGCGTTGTTCGgcatcaaggccgagcccgcggagaccgcggagacgccgctcggccggcgcacccagagcgccggcatcgtcatcaacgagggcgggcgcgcctcctcctcggctcctccccgcttcgtcaagccgaagacggagccggggctcgccgtTGTGAAGACGGAGCCAGAGCTCGCCGTCGTGAAGACGGAGCCAGGGCTCGACGACACAACGTCCTTGAAGTGGGTGCGCGAAGACTGGGCGCGGACGGAGCTGGAGCGCCAGCGCCGCGCCTTTGAGCAGTTCGCCGCTCGGCGCCGTGGCCGTGACAAGGGAGGCGTCATCGtcctcgacgacgacgacgcggctcCACCGGTCCGCCAAGGCGACCCTCGGTAGGGGTCCAGCAGCCGCGTGAAGGAGGAGAAGGACGATGAGGAAAACGGTAGCGGCGGCGACTACGCCTATCTTAGCGCGTTATTCGGCCTGTAGTCGTGGCCTCTTGTTTTTTCTAAGTATTTTATCTATGTAAAAAGCTATTTCAGTTCGCCGAAGTAATGTACCCATTCGCCGAATTTTAGTTAAATAAATGTTCAAAAAAAGTTAAAAACAGGCGCCTGGGGCCGACCCTGGGGCGTCGGTTGGGAATCCGATCACCCCCAGGCTGATTTTAGCGCCGGTTCGCCCCCAGGTGGCGATTTTTCGAGCCGCCTGGGGGgccaatggctggagatgctcttatacaaCACACACCTCATACCTTAAAAGAGTGTTAGACGACTTAAGTTATTTACTTAAAATCACCACACTTGAGGTTAAAGTAACAACTAGGTACCATATTTGTGTCAGGGCACAAAAACCATCAACTCATGAACTTTGCTCTTAACCTATAACGAAGAGCACCGATTGTCTGGTAAGCTCATGCAAACAACAAAACTGATAAGTTTGTTGGGCTGATGTGACGAAGACCAAAATTTTTGAGTGACTCATGTGGCAAATGATACGCGGCCCCACCTGTCAATGAATAGAAGGTCTTTCTCTTCGTCACTCTTTTTATGTGGCATTCCATCGAGCACCTTCTAGGCAAGCGGTGGCGTGCCTTGTCGTGCTTGCCCTCGCAGTCAACCTCCCGCACAGTGGACACGGCCAAGGAGCTGAGATCTGACGACGGCAGCAACGCCTACCCGCCGCAAACGTCCTCTCCTCAGACGCGGGCACGCGAGGGGAAGCCGGCGTCAGGCGAAAGCGCGCGTCCACGCTTGAGCCGAGGCGCGCGTCGCGGGAGCGGCGCTGCCCCGACGGCCGAGCCGCCTCCATCTTGCGCAAGACGCTTCCACGCGCACCGTCGTGCTCGTCAACAGCGAACGGGCAAGCTCCGCGAGAGCCGACGCGCACCAGGAGCACATTGACTGGGTGTTCCGTCCATGGAGCAAGCGGCCCATCCTCTCCACCTATTCGTCTCCCGTGCTCGTACGCGTACGTACCGACTCGCCGGAAAAGCATCCGACAGCCAACTTGTCTGCTTGTCTAGCCAGCTTACATAGCCTAGGTAACGACGACGATCTTGCCGGAAAGTATTCGGCCGGATCGCAAGCTACGCCTCGTCGGAAGTACACGACGAGTTGGGCCAGTGCCAACAGGGGAGCTGGGCGGTGCTAACTCCACCGGCACTGGAGCGGCACGCTCGCGGGCGAGCTCAGCGCGCGGCACAGAGAAGAGCTACGGGCATCCATGGCTGCTCCACGCCTACCCCGCCGGTGCTCCATGGAGAGGCGGACGAACTGCCGCTGCTCACGCTCATTTGCGCCAATGTTTGGTTGAAAAAGTGATATGGAGAAGACCTTCTAGTCATTGACAGGTGGAGCCTGCACCTCATTTGTCACTCTGCTCAAATTTTTGTCCTCACCACGTCAGCCCGACAGATGGGGCCAATTTGTCAGTTTTGTTATTTTGCACGAGCTTATCAAACAATCAACGCTCTTCGTCCTAGCTAACTCTAATGTGGTACCAAATTGTTATCCTAGCCCCAACTATGGTGATTTTGAGCAAATAGCTCAACGAACTTGCATAGTCTATGCATCAAAATCATAACTTTTGTAGGTTGCTACGAAAGCTGTACTTCCACAATGCCACCACCTTGTCATCAAGGGGAGTTTATCCAAACCAACCAGTTTGTCAAACATGCAAAATTATCTGTTAATGTAAAATATGAGAATATCGTTTGGCCGCTCACAATAAATAGGTTCTTGCTCACATGCTAATCGGAAAAAGCTAACCTAACAATGTTTTCTAAGAACTAGACAGTACTCATATATATAAATCAAACCCTGTGTGATGCCCTGACCATACTTCTCCGTGGCCCGTGAAGGAAATCCAAACCTCTCGTGGATATGTTATTCCTACAAACAAGAGATAACACGAGTCATTCCACATTACAACAAGAACATTGGTAGTCAATTGACAAGAGAAATAAATTGCACAAAATGGAATACTATTAACCTTCCGTGCAAGGTAGTCCAGTGCAGCCCTGTGACATTTGCTAAGCTTTAAAATATACACTTCCGTATCGATCTGACAAGATAATAGTATACCTGTCACTGCCTGTTGAATCTCTACACATGTTAGAATGCACTATAGGGATATGTATCATATCATCAAGAAAAAAAATTCAATTATAGACTATGGCAAGCAAATATATGGACAAAAGATTGTACCTGCCATGACTTGCTCTCCACAGTTTCATCTTCCGAGTTCTTCATCATCTTGACAAACTTTTCAGAATGTTTATCCATGTAAGATATGATAGTGTTTTTAAAATGACCATCTTTGAGCTTAGCCATTGtatcttgaaccatgatatgaccaATTGCCCCTAAGCCTCTAAGGGCACCAAGAAACGAGAGAGTGGTTTCCATCTCAATCTTCTGATGGTATGCAGCCTCAGCAACATTACAAAATATAGTTGCATATGTCCTAACCATCTATAATTTAGAGGAAAAATGATCATTATATTCACAAGTGTGATTTAAAGTAGCATGACCTTGAGTGAAAGTTACCTGGTCTACTGTATGTTTAGATATTTCTACCATGCCACACCCTAAGCTCGCAATATCCTGGATTGTTTAACAAGAATTGACGTTCAAGCACAATTGATATACAATGTACCTTACACATAAATGAGCAAAATGATAGAGCTGGACCCACTTACCATGACCGTGGAAGCCAAATCCAGAGCTTTTTGTGCACTTTCGTAAACTAATTGTGCTTGTACCTTTTCGTCTACATTCTACAACCACCAAACAAAGAGAAAAAGATAGTGATACCATTAGACTTAGGTATaagaaagaaatcactaaaaaaactGTAAGTTGTGCATGTGTTTGGAGATGAGATATTTGATACTCAGATTCAAATAAGTTTTTTATATGAGCTGTTCGATTTATGTTTATTTGAAACATTGTATTCTTTATGACTGGGTCTACAAGACAAGTTATATATTCTACATGAAGAACCCCAAGATGCTATAGAtgtcaagaacacacctcctaccAAACATTAAAAAAATTACcatggaaacaacaaaacaacctaGAGTAGCAATTCATAAAAGTATGTAGGGTTGAGTCGTCAATTCCGTTGATGAGTAGTTTGTTCACTGGTACATCATACTCGTACTATTTTAGGAGGCACATTGATACTTCGTCAGCGATGTTTCCAGTAGTTCATTGTTGGTGTCTACTTGTATGCTCGTATTTAACTATTTCCAAAGAATCACACTGATTCATTCATAGTGCTCCACTAGATTGTGCCCAGTCTTGCATTACTTTAAGCACTATTATAGTTTTCGTATGGACGCACATTCCACTGCAAGATGAAAATACATCATTCCTAAAACCAGGTCATAAGAAATATCATTATTTGTATGCAAAGCGAAGAACAGGAAAAACATAAAGTGCAACATGTAGAAATGACATCTAAAAAAACATGGCATATACTTAATTTTTTTAGGAAAATAAACCAAGGCTAAATCAGTAAGATTAAGAAGAAAAATAGAACAACTGGTTCAGTGGGCGGGTCAGGTGGGCAGCAGAAAGCTCCAACCACATGCGGAATAAGTAGGATTCACTTAATTttcttcttctttactatatgtttggCATGCCTGCCAAACTTTATCACAAATGACAAGTAAAACACTATAGCCATTTTAAAACAAAAAGGCATCAAATTCAAAACAAGTAGCACACTTAGCAATTAGC
It contains:
- the LOC119335998 gene encoding uncharacterized protein LOC119335998 — protein: MASIPLGTLWSPPAAVAVAATSRIARPVHIQLLDRRGPSSARVKIHARTRDAFRSHCDKRADHLPEPEPEPESEPENDDPNNAAPSENVPLVEELLKRYNAIKAEMGVREPPDIFLKEKGRISKYNMKLSSSDSNLNVDEKVQAQLVYESAQKALDLASTVMDIASLGCGMVEISKHTVDQMVRTYATIFCNVAEAAYHQKIEMETTLSFLGALRGLGAIGHIMVQDTMAKLKDGHFKNTIISYMDKHSEKFVKMMKNSEDETVESKSWQAVTGILLSCQIDTEVYILKLSKCHRAALDYLARKE